In the genome of Ferrimicrobium sp., the window CGCTCGTCAGTTATGCCGCCTCAACAACGGCGGCGATGGCGACCAATGAACTTGGCTACGACCTCTTACCAGCCTTCGGTGAACGGATCCGCGAACACATCGTGCGCGAGGGCGAGTATCGGCTCACCACCGAGGTCATTCTCGTGACCGCGGCCACAAAGCGCACGTCCATCGCCTCCAACTAGCAAAATTGATGGGACCGCTACGATTCGCTCCACGCCGATCTTCACAACGAACTCATTCGCTGTCGATCACAACCCACCAAGAGAAGGACCAGCTCCGGGCCGTGGCCGAATACTAGACACCGAGCAGATGACGCGCCTCATCACTCGAGCGAAGGTCAACAGCCGTCGCCTCAAGACGGATCCTTCCCTTCTCAAGGACATAGCCTCGGTCGATGATGGAGAGGGCAAAACCCATGTTCTGCTCACTGATCAGCATCGACATACCAAGGTCCTTGAGTTCATGGAGCTGTCGCCCGACCTCTTCCACAATGGTGGGGGCAAGGCCTTCAGAGGGCTCGTCGAGGAGCAGGAGCTGAGGATTGCCGAGCAGGGCCCTCCCCAGCTTGACCATCTGCGCCTCTCCACCCGAGAGTACGCCAGCCCGACGATCCATCAGCATTGCAAGCTTTGGAAAGGCCGCGACGACACGGTCGATATCCCAGGCGGTCTCGCTCTTGCGCGCAGCCTTAGCGGCCAAGACCAAGTTCTGTCGCACCGTGAGATCTCCAAAGACCCGCCTCCCACTCGGGACCAGTCCCACTCCCATATTCGCGATCCGATACGCCGGCTTTCCCTGGATCTGGGTACCTTCAAAACTCACCGTTCCCGAGCGAGGTGGGGTCAGACCCGTCACGCTGCGAAGAGTCGTCGTCTTTCCTGCCCCATTACGACCCAAGAGTCCAACCACTTCACCCGCCTCGATCGCGAGAGAGACGCCTTGCAGGACATGGCTGCGGTCATAGTAGGTGTTGATGGAGTTCAGTTCTAAGATCACGAAAGCCCCTTACTAAACTCAGACGTACCCAGATACACCTCAACTACGGTTGGGTTCTTGCGGATCTCATCCGGCGACCCCTCAGCAATCGTCTGTCCCTGGTGCATGACCGTCACGACATCGGCGAGCGAGAAGACAACGCTGACATCATGTTCCACAATGAGCACCGTAATGCCGTTCGTCTCCACAAGTTCCCTGACCAAGTTCACCGCTCGCGAAGTCTCCGACGGAGACATCCCTGCCGTTGGCTCGTCGAGCAGCAACACCTTGGGTTTCATCGCCAACGCCAGAGCGACCTCCAAGGCACGCTGGTCACCATGGGAGAGATCACGTGAAGTTGCCTGCGCGAGCCCCGACAGTCCCACCTGATCAAGGAGGGAGGCCACTTCCTCGTCGACGTCACGAGCAAACTTGCCAAAGAGCTTCTCGGAATGTCGCCGTCGCGACGTGACCGCCACCTCAAGGCACTCACGCACACTCAATCGCCAAAAGACATTGGTGGCTTGAAAGGCACAACCGAGCCCACGCATCATCAGCTTGTGGGTCGACAGACCCGTGATGTCGCGTCCATCGAGGGTGACCTTTCCGGATGTTGGACGTAACTCACCGATGATCAGGGAAAATAGCGTCGACTTCCCTGCCCCATTTGGGCCGATGACGGCACGAATCTCACCAGGCATGACTGCGAACGAAACGCCATCAACTGCTCGAAAACCGTCAAACTCTTTAACCAGGGAGTCCACAGCGAGGATCGGCTCCACCATCTCAGTCCCCCCATTCTCGTCAACGGGTCTGTCATCAACGGCGTTATCGTCAAAGATCTTCTCATCGAAGACGTCATGCGCGGCTAACCCCTCGGCATCTTCCGGAACAGGAGTCCTGCGTCCAAGCCTGGTCAACACAAACCGTTTGATCGGGCTCCCTAGTCCAATGAGCCCGTCTGGGGCAAGTAGGACGACACCGACGAGCACGATTCCGAGCACCAACTCCCACTGCGAGGTGTATTGGCTGATCTCAAGCTTGCCGACCTCGAAGATGACGGCCCCGATGACGGGACCCATAAAACTCCCAATGCCGCCAACTAAGGCTGCCAGTAAGGGGTTGCCCGCCTCGAGCCAGTTGAACAGGTGTGGATACGCCGAGGAGTTTTGGACAACCAACAGAGCCCCGGCGATCCCCGCGCCAGCACCGGAGATCACAAAACCGATCAGCTGGTGTTTGTACACATTGACCCCCACCGCAGCCGCTCTTCGCCGGTTCTCGCGAATCGACTTCAACGTCACCCCAAAGGGGGAGATCATGATGAAGTACATGATCGCTATCGCGATGAGCGCGATGAAGAGGTAGCCAGAGGTCACTCCCGAGATATTCTGTGGCACCATATTCCCAAAGATCCCCGTTGCCCCTTGGGTGTAGCTATAGGCCTGTTCGACGATGGTATGTACTAACTACGTGAAGGCCAAGGTCACCAGTGCAAAGAACCACCGCCGCGTACGCAGGGCAATGAGACCAACCGGAACCGCCGCTATCGCTCCCAGAATGGGGGCGAGAATGAAGAGCATCCAGAACGGTAACTTATAGTGGTACCAGCCAAGGGCAAGGGTATAGGCACCGACTCCATAAAACAGAGACTGTCCAAAGGTCACCAGGCCGCTGTAGCCGACCACGATATTGGTAGATACAGCGAACACTGCCATGATGAGCACCGACTCCAAGATCGAGATCTGCCCTGAGCTCAGCACGAAGGTGGCGACGATTAACAGGCCAATCCCAATGAGGGCCCAGACTAAGGGTCCCCGATCGACCTTGGCCGTTCCAGCGATGCCACCTGCTGGGGCCGCTGGCTTGCGTGATCGAACAATCGCCATCGTGTTAGTCTCCTGTTCCGGCACGGCCAAAGATGCCACTCGGCCGCACCACGAGCACCACAATCATCACGACATAGACGCTGATGGGAGCGAGAGGCGGCAGATAACGAGCACCAAAGGCATCGACGAGTCCGATCAAAACAGCAGCCACCGCAGCACCCGAGATCGAACCCAGGCCGCCGATGACCGAAATAATAAAGGCATCGATGAGAATGGACTGGTCGAGACCTGCGGAGATCGAGATCTGCGGAGCCGCGATTGCACCAGCGATCCCAGCGAGAAGCGCTCCAAAGGTAAAGACAAAGAGGTAGATCCGCGAGACATTCACCCCGGTCGAGGCCAACAACTCGTTGTCCTCCACCGCAGCTCGGATCTTCCACCCGAGCGTCGTGAAGCGCAACAGTGCAAACATCACGAAACCCACCGCGAGTGCGACCACGATAATAACTACCGAGTACTTCGGGAACGACTGCCCAAAGACGGAGAGGCTGCCCGCAACCGACGGAGCAGCCGACACCGTGCGATCCGATGATCCCCAAATCAGGAGACCGAGATCTGCAAAGACATAGAACAACCCAAAGGTCGCCAGCATCTGCGAGAGATGTTCACGACGATAAAGGCGTCGCATGACGGTGACCTCGACGAGAACACCTAACGCGGCAATCACAAGGGGCGCGATAATCAACGCACCCCAAAAGTGCAGCTCGGAGCTTGACGCCCCGACCACGGTAGAGACAACAAACGCCGAATACATGTAGAAGCTGCCATGAGCGACATTGATGAGACGAAGCGAACCAAAGATGAGCGTCAGTCCTGCACCAACGAGGAACAGGGTCCCAGCCTCAGCAAGTCCGGTCAAGATGGTAACCAATACACTTCCCAAGTAGCGTGTCCCCCTTCATGTTCACACAGGTGATGGAGCGCACCAAGCTGCACGCTCCATCACCTGGGATTTCCGGTCCGTTAACCTCGGAGCTTAAGCGCCTGTGAACAGGACATCAGGGTCTTGGTTGGGCTCGACACGAACAGGTCGGTCAACAACGGGAAGCCATACTTTGCTGAGACCGTACTGGCCACCTTCCCAAAGTAATCCGGTACGACCGCCTGGTTATCACAGGCCTGGAACTGGAAGCTGCCTTTGAGGGTATGAACCGTATCACCCTTCAACGCCGCCGAGACCGCATTGCCGGTAAAGGACTTTGCCTTCTCTACCCCCTGCGCCCAACTCTGCACCGCCGAATACCCCAACACGCCCCACTCTGAAGGCCACGAGCCATACAAGGTATGGAACTGATTGGTAAAGGTCTTCATCGCCGCCGTCTTGATAGCGAAGAACGGAGCTCGGTCATTGAGGTAGAGGTTCTTCGTCGGCGTTGACTTGCCCAAGGCCAGCAGCGTATCGGTACCCGTTGGGCCAAACACCGCCGTCTTCGAGAAGAGATTGTAGCTCTCCGCCTGTTTGATGAACGTGACCTCATCTCCACCGAAGATCCCCAGGAAGATCATCTGCGGATGCGTGGCTAACGCAGCGGAGATCGCTGAAGTGAAGCTCGGCTGACCGATCTGGGTATAACTCGTTCCAAGGTTATCGAGCTTGATACCAAGACTCTTCATCGAAGCCTGAAACGAATCAATGTCGTCCCGGCCAAAGGAATAATCAGGCGTAATGAAGTAGTACCGGCGGTATGGCAATTTCGATAAGTACTGGGCAGCACCCAACGGCTCCATGTAGGTATTCGGCTGCAACTGGAATGCATACTTTGAATAATCGGTGGTCACAGTAGCGATATCGTTACCATTCCAGATCATCAATGGTAATTGATACTTTGTTGCCAACGACTCCATGGCACCGACGGTTGAACTGGTAGACGCGCCGAAGAGCGCGGACACATGGTCATCCTGAATAAGGCTCTGGGTATTTGAGATGGCGGTCGGTACCGATGCGTTATCGTTACGAAAATCGACCAACACCTTTTTGCCGAGGAGACCCCCGCTCTTGTTGATCGCGTTAACCGCCATCGTCATGCCATCATCACCGTCGACACCGGACTCACCAAAGAATCCACTGGTCGCGGTATCGACACCAATGGTGACCGTCTCAGTGAACTTGCTCTTCGAACTCGATGAGCTTGTAGAGCTGCTAGAGCTGCTCGAACCTCAAGCGGCGAGTAGCGCAGCGGCCATGGCTACACCGGCGATTGCAACGACGCGTTGACGTGACTTCTTGAACTTCTTCGTCATACTGACTTTTCCCCCTACAGCTATCCACAAAGGCCATGAATCGTTAGATTCTGCATCCTTTGCGATCATCCCCATGATCAATAGAGCCGTTTTACTCGCCTCATTGCGAATCTCGCGAACGCCAGTGAGCGATCAACATCAAGCTCGGTTCCCCACTTGGTTATCATTACAGATACTTGCCCGTAACACAATTGTCAACTTCTGCCAACAAAAGTGTAATAAAGAAAACGATTCATAGATTACCAAACAGTAACTTTACGCCATGACTGCAGTCTTATTTAGTACAATTAGTACAAACTAGCCAAAGCTGCCTTGGAGTAAAATCGCCGGATTTGGGTCTGCGATCGGCTTCCCCATAACCGTCATCGTTTGAGGAGAAGCGAGGCCTTTTTGGCCACGCTCAGTGCCAGCAGCGACCGGGAACCGGAGCTTCAGCTGGTGAGGCGCGTCATTGTGTCAACTTAGAACAGCCGCAACGGCCAACGTATCGGACCCTGTCAGCACGCGCGCAGCAGATTCTGAGCTCGTGGGCACTCCAATGTACCCGAGCGGAATGGAGAGTGACCACGCTCGATGTGAGCATGCCGTAGACCGGAAAGAGCTCAGGGAATGCCCTCGCCCCAATCCAGGAGCACAGGCACCAACACGAATCAGGAAGTTCCAGCCTCGGCTCGGACCAAGCTTTCGAGCAGTGGCGCTAACAGATTTGCCGCCTCATCTAAAAAGGGATACTCGTCTGGTTCTACCATGACACGACTCAACATGAGCCCCCGGATGGTGGCCAAAATCAAGTGCGCAACGCTTCGAGCCCGATCCTCAGGGATCTCTATACGCCCAACCAGCTCGACAGAGATAAAATCAATCCAGTCATTCATGGCATGAGAGAGAAACTCGCCATAGAGTTCACGCTCTCGCGCGCTCGCCCCGACGAGCTCGAAGAAGAGCTGATCCGCGCCCTCGTTCTCAGGCTTTGCGATATCGACCATCGCCGCTCGGAAGTAACGAGATACGAGTTCAGGTCCGGCCTCGTTCTCAGTCAGCGTCGCTTGCAATCCACCGCGCTGTTCATCCGCAAGGCGTGCAAGCAACTGCTCAAGGAGCTTGTCCTTGGTGCCAAAGTGGTGTTCAAGTGTGTTCGGTGCCACACCGAGTTCCTCGGCGAGCTTGCGATAGGTCAGCGAGGCAAGGCCGTTCGTCTTGAGATATTCGGCCGCCTGTTCGGTCAATTGCTCACGCCGAGGGTTACCTTTGTCACTAGATTCCATCGCCTCAGCTTAGAAGGTCTCGCAGGAAATCAGCTGCACCACACGCGCCCTGTTATTCCAAGCTCCATGTCGTAGGTCTATCCCGAAAACGCCCCACATGGACTGCTCTTCAACGGGACAGACGGCTAAACAGCTCGTACCCGAACATGGGGTATAAGCTACTGGTGGTCGGAACCGGCGTCGATCCGGTGACCTCACGCTTTTCAGGCGTGCGCTCTACCTGCTGAGCTATCCGACCATAACGAGCGATAGTGGCGGACCCGACGGGATTTGAACCCGCGACCTCCGGCTTGACAGGCCGGCGTGCACTCCGAGCTGCACCACGGGTCCCTACGCAATCGCTTGCAAGTAGATCAGTATATAAGACCCGTTCTCTCTGTCACTGCAGCGAGCAGAAAACTCAAGGACGGTTCAGTGACTCGAGCAGTCGATCGCCGACCTCAGCTGGGACGACCAAGTCACCGAAGCCCATCAATGGTTCAAGTCCTGGCTTGAAGGTGCCGTGATAATCAGAGCCGCCGGTGACCAGCAGACCTGCGTCTTGGGCGATCTGGGTGAGTTCTGCACGTTGGTCTGGTGTATATCCTGCATAGAGGCATTCCAGTCCGACGAGCCCTAACCGACGGAAGCCAACCAAGGTGGTAACCAACGAAGCGAGGGGCAGACCAAGACTGAGGGGGTGTGCGACAACCGGCACCAACCCGAGATCGGCACAGAGTGGTCCAATCTCATCGAAGCCAAACAACGTCTTTGGGCTGTAGAGGGGCCTCCCCTTTGCCAAGTACCGGTCGAAGGCATCCTGGATACTCTCGGCATAACCATGGTCCACCAGCACCCTCGCAAAATGAGGACGGCCCACACTCTTGGCTTCAAAGTCCGTTGTTCCCGCCGCCGCGAGCACCTCCTCCTCGGTGATCGCAAGCCCATGCTGATTGGCACGATCCAACAGTTCAAGATTACGATTTCGACGCGCTATTGCCAGTGCATCGATCCTCGCCGCGAGCTCGGTGCGAGCGAGTGAATACCCGTAGACAAGAAGATGAAAGGTGCCACCATCCCATCGCAACGAGAGCTCAACGCCATCGGGAGGTGGGAGCTCTGAATCGATCACCTTCGCGAAAGCCGCGCTCCCGGCAAGAGTATCGTGATCGGTCAATATTGCTAGATGGACATGTCCAAGACTCGCCGCCAGTTGATCAGGAGGCACCGACCCGTCCGAGGCGTCCGAGTGAAGATGAAGGTCGCAACGAGCTTGCATAGAGGTAAGTCTAGCCTTCGCTCTCAAAGCCGTCGGGAAGCAACGACTCTTGCTACAACCGGAGGTCCTCCACGAATCGTGCAGTGCTGTTTGGCACGATCAGATCGCCTAACGCGGAGGTCATCTCCTTCGGCGGCCGACCGGCGAGCTCGGAGCAGATCGCAACGCACGCCAGCTGCGCGTGAGCACAACGATCCATGGAGCACGGGGTCTGCACAAAGCGACGCACCGCCCTTTGCCTTGTAGGTACCCGGCACCTGTGACAAGGCCACTGAGGTCAAGCTCGCTGGGGGCTTGGGTCGCTGACGCGACCACCGACATCTGAAACGAGAATCAACACCCGAAGTTTGACCCCAAGGAGTAACCCATCTATCGATGCGCGGTGCGTCACCACCAAGGTGACCCTCACCAGGATCGTCCCAGTCCGGATCGTCCCAGTCCGGATCGTCCCAGCCAGGATCGTCCCATTCAGGATCGTCCCATTCAGGATCATGTTGTCAACACTGCTCTCGGATGAGTCACCACGGTGTCGATTGGGCCTGCTGGCGCGACAGGCACGTCGAACATCAAACCGACCGCATCGTTGACGCTGCGCGGCGATCGAGCTCCTTACCAAGAACCACCTCAGTGAGATCACTCGTGTTAGAACGAGATTTTGCTCCACAAAGGTGCCAGAAAAGAGCGCGACCCATCGTGAGGTGGTCGAGAGATGCTAGGCTTAACATACCGTGATCGAAGATCCCCAGAACGACAATCCGGAGCACGATCAACTCGAACGTGACCATCCGGAGGAGGCTTGTGGGGTCTTCGGTATCTCGTTGCCAAACGAAGCCGTCTCCTACCTAACCTTCGACGGCATCTACGCACTCCAGCATCGCGGTCAGGAGTCCGCCGGCATGGCGGTCGCTGACAACGGAGAGATCACCGTAGTCAAGAACCTCGGCCTCGTCAGTGCGGTCTTTGATGACTCAACGCTCGCGTCCTTGCCGGGAGACATGGCGATCGGACACACACGCTACGCCACCGCCGGGGACCGCAGTTGGCATAACGCACAGCCCATCTTCCGAGCCAGCGGTGAGTACGGTGTGGCCGTTGCGCATAACGGCAACCTCACGAACTCCTTCGAGCTCGCTGATCGCCTCTTCGACACCATCGCCCGACAGCCCTCCGACACCGAAATAATCGCTCAACTCATCTCGGTCTCCGTCGCGCGATCACGGCCGACTTCGGTCCAAGACTATGCGGATGCCGTGCGTGGGGCTCTCATCGAACTGCGTGGAGCTTACTCCCTTGCCATGCTCGATGGTGAACGCATCATCGGTGCACGCGACCCCGATGGTTTTAGACCTCTTTGCCTCGGCACCATTGCACCGAATGGATGGGTCATCGCCTCAGAGTCTCCGGCCCTGGACGTCATTGGCGCTGAGTTCGTTCGCGAGATCGAGCCAGGCGAGGTCGTGATCATCGACGCAGATGGCGCCCACAGTTTCCCCTCGCCCGAGGCTTCGCCCTCTCACCTTTGCATCTTTGAGTTCGTCTACTTTGCTCGTCCCGACACCAAGCTCCTTGGCAAGGAGGTACACGGCACCCGACGGGCGATGGGCGAGTATCTCGCTCATACCCTCCCAGTTGCAGCGGACATGGTAATGGGTGTCCCTGACTCAGGAGTACCTGCCGCCGAAGGCTATGCACTAGCCTCTGGCATTCCCTATGGTCAAGGGCTGGTGAAGAACCGCTACATCGGGCGGACCTTTATCAACCCTGGCATCAAGAGTCGCCAGGACGCGATCCGCCGCAAACTCAACGTGCTTGAGGAAAATGTGCGGGGTAAACGCGTCGTCGTCGTCGATGACTCCATCGTTCGGGGCTCGACCACCAAGTCGATCGTCCGTCTCTTAAAGCAAGCGGGTGCGGCCGAGGTGCATCTTCGCATCTCCTCGCCCCCCTATCGTTGGCCCTGCTTCTACGGGATCGACACGCCAAACCGACCCGATCTCATCGCGGCGAACCACAGCGTGGAAGAGATCACCGAGATCCTCGGCGCAGACAGTCTCGCCTACCTCCAGTTAGGCGATCTCCGTAAGGCGATCGGCACTCCAGAGGGCTTCTGTGATGCCTGTTTGACGGGTAGCTATCCTGTCGAACTCAGCACCCATCTCGCCGGTCAACAGGTGCTCTAGAAAGGACATCCGTGGACTACCAGCAAGCTGGCGTCGACTTAGTCAACGCTGAGGAGGCGGTCAAGGCAATAACAGCCTTGGTCAAGAGTACCTATAACTCCCACGTCCTCTCCGACCTCGGCGGCTTCGGCGGCCTCTTCCGTATCGGCGGCGAGGGCACCCCGACGCTGGTCGCCACCACCGACG includes:
- the purF gene encoding amidophosphoribosyltransferase, with the translated sequence MIEDPQNDNPEHDQLERDHPEEACGVFGISLPNEAVSYLTFDGIYALQHRGQESAGMAVADNGEITVVKNLGLVSAVFDDSTLASLPGDMAIGHTRYATAGDRSWHNAQPIFRASGEYGVAVAHNGNLTNSFELADRLFDTIARQPSDTEIIAQLISVSVARSRPTSVQDYADAVRGALIELRGAYSLAMLDGERIIGARDPDGFRPLCLGTIAPNGWVIASESPALDVIGAEFVREIEPGEVVIIDADGAHSFPSPEASPSHLCIFEFVYFARPDTKLLGKEVHGTRRAMGEYLAHTLPVAADMVMGVPDSGVPAAEGYALASGIPYGQGLVKNRYIGRTFINPGIKSRQDAIRRKLNVLEENVRGKRVVVVDDSIVRGSTTKSIVRLLKQAGAAEVHLRISSPPYRWPCFYGIDTPNRPDLIAANHSVEEITEILGADSLAYLQLGDLRKAIGTPEGFCDACLTGSYPVELSTHLAGQQVL
- a CDS encoding branched-chain amino acid ABC transporter permease; amino-acid sequence: MVTILTGLAEAGTLFLVGAGLTLIFGSLRLINVAHGSFYMYSAFVVSTVVGASSSELHFWGALIIAPLVIAALGVLVEVTVMRRLYRREHLSQMLATFGLFYVFADLGLLIWGSSDRTVSAAPSVAGSLSVFGQSFPKYSVVIIVVALAVGFVMFALLRFTTLGWKIRAAVEDNELLASTGVNVSRIYLFVFTFGALLAGIAGAIAAPQISISAGLDQSILIDAFIISVIGGLGSISGAAVAAVLIGLVDAFGARYLPPLAPISVYVVMIVVLVVRPSGIFGRAGTGD
- a CDS encoding ABC transporter ATP-binding protein, whose amino-acid sequence is MILELNSINTYYDRSHVLQGVSLAIEAGEVVGLLGRNGAGKTTTLRSVTGLTPPRSGTVSFEGTQIQGKPAYRIANMGVGLVPSGRRVFGDLTVRQNLVLAAKAARKSETAWDIDRVVAAFPKLAMLMDRRAGVLSGGEAQMVKLGRALLGNPQLLLLDEPSEGLAPTIVEEVGRQLHELKDLGMSMLISEQNMGFALSIIDRGYVLEKGRIRLEATAVDLRSSDEARHLLGV
- a CDS encoding PHP domain-containing protein gives rise to the protein MQARCDLHLHSDASDGSVPPDQLAASLGHVHLAILTDHDTLAGSAAFAKVIDSELPPPDGVELSLRWDGGTFHLLVYGYSLARTELAARIDALAIARRNRNLELLDRANQHGLAITEEEVLAAAGTTDFEAKSVGRPHFARVLVDHGYAESIQDAFDRYLAKGRPLYSPKTLFGFDEIGPLCADLGLVPVVAHPLSLGLPLASLVTTLVGFRRLGLVGLECLYAGYTPDQRAELTQIAQDAGLLVTGGSDYHGTFKPGLEPLMGFGDLVVPAEVGDRLLESLNRP
- a CDS encoding TetR/AcrR family transcriptional regulator; translation: MESSDKGNPRREQLTEQAAEYLKTNGLASLTYRKLAEELGVAPNTLEHHFGTKDKLLEQLLARLADEQRGGLQATLTENEAGPELVSRYFRAAMVDIAKPENEGADQLFFELVGASARERELYGEFLSHAMNDWIDFISVELVGRIEIPEDRARSVAHLILATIRGLMLSRVMVEPDEYPFLDEAANLLAPLLESLVRAEAGTS
- a CDS encoding ABC transporter ATP-binding protein, which produces MVEPILAVDSLVKEFDGFRAVDGVSFAVMPGEIRAVIGPNGAGKSTLFSLIIGELRPTSGKVTLDGRDITGLSTHKLMMRGLGCAFQATNVFWRLSVRECLEVAVTSRRRHSEKLFGKFARDVDEEVASLLDQVGLSGLAQATSRDLSHGDQRALEVALALAMKPKVLLLDEPTAGMSPSETSRAVNLVRELVETNGITVLIVEHDVSVVFSLADVVTVMHQGQTIAEGSPDEIRKNPTVVEVYLGTSEFSKGLS
- a CDS encoding ABC transporter substrate-binding protein, producing MGVDTATSGFFGESGVDGDDGMTMAVNAINKSGGLLGKKVLVDFRNDNASVPTAISNTQSLIQDDHVSALFGASTSSTVGAMESLATKYQLPLMIWNGNDIATVTTDYSKYAFQLQPNTYMEPLGAAQYLSKLPYRRYYFITPDYSFGRDDIDSFQASMKSLGIKLDNLGTSYTQIGQPSFTSAISAALATHPQMIFLGIFGGDEVTFIKQAESYNLFSKTAVFGPTGTDTLLALGKSTPTKNLYLNDRAPFFAIKTAAMKTFTNQFHTLYGSWPSEWGVLGYSAVQSWAQGVEKAKSFTGNAVSAALKGDTVHTLKGSFQFQACDNQAVVPDYFGKVASTVSAKYGFPLLTDLFVSSPTKTLMSCSQALKLRG